Proteins from a single region of Bradyrhizobium diazoefficiens:
- a CDS encoding primosomal protein N' — MDQSSRSNAPANATLMVDVLVPVALDQTYSYKVPRGMELKAGDLVGVPLGAREVLAVVWGEDANPDPRLHNRLKEVNEKLDVPPLKPELRAVVDWVANYTLSPRGMVLRMCLRMGENLGPERVRAGVRLAGDFPRRLTPARQRVLEVLSDRLLHGKSEAAKQAGVSAGVIDGLIDEGTLTVEPMPPPPPPPTPDPEFGRPDFSPLQRAGVDAMRALAANGTFHVALLDGVTGSGKTEVYFEAVAETIRRGKQSLILMPEIALTGQFLDRFAQRFGVRPIEWHSELTPRTRARNWAAISGGTAPVVVGARSALFLPYANLGLIVVDEEHDQAYKQDEGVHYHARDMAVVRAHIAKIPIVLASATPSVESEVNARKNRYQRVALPSRFGGQHMPHIEAIDMRREPPARGRYISPRLSGEIRTAIEKREQALLFLNRRGYAPLTLCRACGHRFACTICDAWLVDHRFRQRLVCHHCGFSMPRPPTCPHCAAEESLVAVGPGVERLQEEAAALFPEARTMVLSSDLITSIETMRSELAEIAEGRVDIIIGTQLVAKGHNFPRLNLVGVVDADLGLSNGDPRAAERTWQLLNQVIGRAGREQGRGVGYLQTHQPDHPVMKALIACDREAFYDSEIDLREKTLYPPFGRLASLIISAGDRPSAEGLGRKLVALAPRDERVVVLGPAEAPLAVIKGRYRFRILVKSARGFDLSDYLRNWLAVCPKPKGNQKLEVDVDPQSFL; from the coding sequence ATGGATCAATCGTCGCGCAGCAACGCCCCCGCCAACGCGACCCTCATGGTCGACGTGCTGGTGCCGGTCGCGCTCGACCAGACCTATTCCTACAAGGTGCCGCGCGGGATGGAGCTGAAGGCCGGCGATCTCGTCGGCGTGCCGCTTGGGGCCCGCGAGGTGCTCGCCGTGGTCTGGGGTGAAGATGCCAATCCCGATCCGCGCCTGCACAACCGCCTCAAGGAGGTCAACGAGAAGCTCGACGTTCCGCCCTTGAAGCCGGAGCTGCGCGCGGTCGTCGACTGGGTCGCCAACTACACGCTGAGCCCGCGCGGCATGGTGCTGCGTATGTGCCTGCGCATGGGCGAAAACCTTGGACCCGAGCGCGTGCGCGCGGGTGTGCGCCTGGCCGGCGATTTCCCGCGGCGGCTGACGCCGGCGCGCCAGCGTGTGCTCGAGGTGCTGTCGGACCGGCTGCTGCACGGCAAGTCCGAAGCGGCCAAGCAAGCCGGCGTCTCCGCCGGCGTGATCGACGGTCTCATCGACGAAGGAACGCTCACGGTCGAGCCGATGCCGCCGCCGCCTCCGCCGCCGACGCCCGATCCGGAGTTCGGCCGGCCGGATTTTTCGCCGCTGCAGCGTGCCGGCGTGGATGCAATGCGCGCGCTCGCAGCCAACGGCACCTTTCACGTCGCGCTGCTCGATGGCGTCACCGGCTCCGGCAAGACCGAGGTCTATTTCGAGGCGGTGGCGGAAACCATCCGTCGCGGCAAGCAATCGCTGATCCTGATGCCGGAGATCGCGCTGACCGGACAGTTCCTCGACCGCTTCGCGCAGCGCTTTGGCGTGCGGCCGATCGAATGGCACTCCGAGCTCACCCCGCGCACCCGCGCGCGCAATTGGGCCGCGATCTCTGGAGGCACCGCGCCGGTCGTGGTCGGTGCGCGCTCGGCGCTGTTTTTGCCTTACGCCAATCTCGGCCTCATCGTGGTCGATGAAGAGCACGATCAGGCCTACAAGCAGGACGAGGGCGTGCATTACCACGCCCGCGATATGGCGGTGGTGCGCGCCCATATCGCAAAAATTCCGATCGTGCTGGCGTCCGCGACGCCGTCGGTGGAGTCCGAAGTCAATGCGCGCAAGAACCGCTATCAGCGCGTCGCGCTGCCCTCGCGCTTCGGCGGCCAGCACATGCCGCATATCGAGGCCATCGACATGCGCCGCGAGCCGCCGGCGCGCGGCCGCTATATCTCGCCGCGGCTGTCCGGCGAGATCAGGACCGCGATCGAAAAGCGCGAGCAGGCGCTGCTGTTCCTCAATCGCCGCGGCTATGCGCCGCTGACATTGTGCCGCGCTTGCGGCCATCGCTTCGCCTGCACCATCTGCGATGCCTGGCTGGTCGATCACCGCTTCCGCCAGCGCCTCGTCTGCCATCACTGCGGTTTTTCGATGCCGCGGCCTCCAACCTGTCCGCATTGCGCAGCCGAGGAATCGCTGGTCGCGGTCGGCCCCGGCGTCGAGCGCTTGCAGGAAGAGGCGGCCGCGCTATTCCCGGAGGCGCGCACCATGGTGCTGTCGAGCGATCTCATCACCTCGATCGAGACGATGCGCTCGGAACTCGCCGAGATCGCCGAGGGCCGCGTCGATATCATCATTGGCACGCAGCTCGTTGCCAAGGGCCACAATTTTCCGCGGCTCAATCTGGTCGGCGTGGTCGATGCGGATCTCGGCCTTAGCAACGGCGATCCGCGGGCGGCGGAACGCACCTGGCAATTGCTCAACCAGGTGATCGGCCGCGCCGGGCGCGAGCAGGGCCGCGGCGTCGGCTATCTCCAGACCCATCAGCCGGATCATCCCGTGATGAAGGCGCTGATCGCCTGCGACCGCGAGGCCTTCTACGACAGCGAGATCGATCTGCGCGAGAAGACGCTCTATCCGCCGTTCGGCCGGCTTGCGAGCCTGATCATTTCCGCGGGCGATCGCCCGAGCGCGGAAGGCCTGGGCCGCAAGCTCGTTGCGCTCGCGCCGCGCGACGAGCGCGTGGTGGTGCTGGGCCCGGCGGAAGCCCCGCTCGCCGTCATCAAGGGCCGCTACCGCTTCCGCATCCTGGTAAAATCGGCGCGCGGCTTCGACCTGTCGGACTACTTGCGCAACTGGCTCGCAGTATGCCCGAAGCCGAAGGGCAATCAGAAGCTCGAGGTGGATGTCGATCCGCAGAGCTTTTTGTAG
- a CDS encoding septal ring lytic transglycosylase RlpA family protein, with protein MLSLKTLGTVTRPRTAIAFVAATLLVGGTATEASAKSRHHHRASHHHRHHARNDAGATPDWRNANASMTPWAGTGRSFSGMASFYGNESGSRTASGQRFNQNAMTAAHRSLPFGTKLRVTHGGQSVIVTINDRGPFVRGRVLDLSTGAARAIGLTGAGVGRVTAEVVS; from the coding sequence ATGCTGTCTTTGAAGACGCTGGGCACTGTGACCCGGCCGCGTACGGCGATCGCTTTCGTCGCTGCAACTCTCCTCGTCGGTGGAACTGCCACCGAGGCTTCCGCCAAATCCAGGCATCACCACCGGGCTTCTCACCATCACCGCCACCACGCCCGGAACGATGCCGGCGCTACCCCGGATTGGCGCAACGCCAACGCGTCGATGACGCCGTGGGCGGGCACTGGCCGCAGCTTCTCGGGCATGGCCTCCTTTTACGGCAACGAGTCCGGCAGCCGGACCGCGTCGGGCCAGCGCTTCAACCAGAACGCCATGACCGCGGCGCACCGTTCGCTGCCGTTCGGCACCAAGCTCCGCGTCACCCATGGCGGCCAGAGCGTCATCGTCACCATCAATGACCGTGGCCCCTTCGTGCGCGGCCGCGTGCTCGACCTCTCCACCGGCGCTGCCCGCGCCATCGGTCTCACCGGTGCCGGCGTCGGCCGCGTCACCGCGGAAGTCGTCTCCTAA
- a CDS encoding F0F1 ATP synthase subunit delta: protein MAAEDTSVSGVSGRYATALFELARDQKVVDEVKADLDRFEGLLNESADLKRLVRSPVFAAEAQSRALSAVLDKAGIAGISANFLKVLTANRRLFAVADVVRAYRALVARFKGEATADVTVAEALSDKNLDALKVALKSVTGKEVALNVKIDPSIIGGLVVKLGSRMVDSSLRTKLNSIKHAMKEAG, encoded by the coding sequence GTGGCTGCAGAAGATACGTCCGTTTCAGGTGTGTCGGGCCGTTATGCAACGGCCTTGTTTGAACTGGCCCGCGACCAGAAAGTGGTCGACGAGGTCAAAGCCGATCTCGACAGGTTCGAAGGTCTGCTGAACGAAAGCGCTGATCTCAAGCGCCTCGTCCGCAGTCCGGTTTTCGCGGCCGAGGCCCAGTCCCGGGCGCTTTCGGCCGTTCTGGACAAGGCTGGCATTGCCGGCATCTCCGCCAATTTCCTCAAAGTGCTGACCGCCAACCGCCGCCTTTTCGCGGTGGCTGACGTCGTCCGCGCCTACCGCGCCCTCGTCGCCAGGTTCAAGGGCGAGGCGACCGCGGATGTCACGGTGGCGGAAGCGCTTTCGGACAAGAATCTCGACGCCCTCAAGGTTGCCCTGAAGTCGGTGACCGGCAAGGAAGTCGCGCTCAACGTGAAGATCGATCCCTCGATCATCGGTGGCCTCGTCGTGAAGCTTGGCAGCCGCATGGTTGATAGTTCGCTTCGCACCAAACTCAATTCGATCAAGCACGCGATGAAAGAGGCAGGCTGA
- the atpA gene encoding F0F1 ATP synthase subunit alpha: protein MDIRAAEISAILKDQIKNFGQEAEVSEVGQVLSVGDGIARVYGLDNVQAGEMVEFENGTRGMALNLETDNVGIVIFGADREIKEGQTVKRTRAIVDAPVGKGLLGRVVDALGNPIDGKGPIQADKRMRVDVKAPGIIPRKSVSEPMATGLKAIDALIPIGRGQRELIIGDRQTGKTAIALDTILNQKPLNAQPDENIKLYCVYVAIGQKRSTVAQFVKVLEEQGALEYSIIVAATASDPAPMQYIAPFTGCTMGEYFRDNGMHAVIIYDDLSKQAVAYRQMSLLLRRPPGREAYPGDVFYLHSRLLERAAKLNKDQGSGSLTALPVIETQANDVSAYIPTNVISITDGQIFLETDLFFQGIRPAVNVGLSVSRVGSSAQTKATKKVAGKIKGELAQYREMAAFAQFGSDLDASTQRLLNRGSRLTELLKQPQFSPLKMEEQVCVIWAGTNGYLDPLPVNKVRAFEDGLLSLLRGKHVDILNTIRDSRDLSDDTAAKLKSVVEGYAKSFA from the coding sequence ATGGACATCCGCGCCGCGGAAATTTCCGCGATCCTCAAGGACCAGATCAAGAATTTCGGCCAGGAAGCTGAAGTCTCCGAAGTCGGACAGGTGCTGTCCGTCGGTGACGGTATCGCGCGCGTCTATGGTCTGGACAACGTCCAGGCTGGCGAAATGGTCGAGTTCGAGAACGGCACCCGCGGCATGGCGCTGAACCTCGAAACCGACAACGTCGGTATCGTTATTTTCGGCGCCGACCGCGAGATCAAGGAAGGCCAGACCGTCAAGCGCACCCGCGCCATCGTGGACGCGCCCGTCGGCAAGGGCCTGCTCGGCCGCGTCGTCGACGCGCTCGGCAACCCGATCGACGGCAAGGGCCCGATCCAGGCCGACAAGCGCATGCGCGTCGACGTCAAGGCGCCCGGCATCATCCCGCGCAAGTCGGTGAGCGAGCCCATGGCGACCGGCCTCAAGGCGATCGACGCCCTGATCCCGATCGGCCGCGGCCAGCGCGAGCTGATCATCGGCGACCGCCAGACCGGCAAGACCGCGATCGCGCTCGATACCATCCTGAATCAGAAGCCGCTCAACGCGCAGCCGGACGAGAACATCAAGCTGTATTGCGTCTATGTCGCGATCGGCCAGAAGCGTTCGACCGTTGCCCAGTTCGTCAAGGTGCTGGAGGAGCAGGGCGCGCTGGAATATTCGATCATCGTCGCCGCGACCGCGTCGGATCCGGCGCCGATGCAGTACATCGCGCCGTTCACCGGCTGCACCATGGGCGAGTACTTCCGCGACAACGGCATGCACGCCGTCATCATCTATGACGATCTGTCCAAGCAGGCCGTCGCCTATCGCCAGATGTCGCTGCTGCTGCGCCGCCCGCCGGGCCGCGAAGCCTATCCGGGCGACGTGTTCTATCTGCACTCCCGCCTGCTCGAGCGCGCGGCGAAGCTGAACAAGGACCAGGGCTCGGGCTCGCTGACGGCGCTGCCTGTTATCGAAACCCAGGCCAACGACGTGTCGGCCTACATTCCGACCAACGTCATCTCGATCACCGACGGCCAGATCTTCCTTGAAACCGACCTGTTCTTCCAGGGCATCCGTCCTGCCGTGAACGTCGGTCTGTCGGTGTCGCGCGTCGGCTCCTCGGCGCAGACCAAGGCCACCAAGAAGGTCGCCGGCAAGATCAAGGGCGAGCTGGCGCAGTACCGCGAAATGGCGGCGTTCGCGCAGTTCGGCTCCGACCTTGACGCCTCGACCCAGCGCCTGCTCAACCGCGGCTCGCGCCTGACCGAACTGCTGAAGCAGCCGCAGTTCTCGCCGCTGAAGATGGAAGAGCAGGTCTGCGTGATCTGGGCCGGCACCAATGGCTATCTCGATCCGCTTCCGGTCAACAAGGTGCGCGCGTTCGAGGACGGCCTGCTCTCGCTGTTGCGCGGCAAGCACGTCGACATCCTCAACACGATCCGCGACAGCCGCGATCTCTCCGACGACACCGCTGCCAAGCTGAAGTCGGTGGTCGAAGGCTACGCGAAGTCTTTCGCATAA
- a CDS encoding F0F1 ATP synthase subunit gamma: MASLKDMRVRIASTKATQKITKAMQMVAASRLRRAQQAAEAARPYADKMSAVISNIAGAAAGSPGAPALLAGTGRDQVHLLLVCTGERGLSGAFNSSIVRLARERAQALIAQGKDVKFFCVGRKGYEQLRRLYDKQIVEHLDLRSVRQLGFINAEAIAKKVLARFDAGEFDVCTLFYAQFKSVIAQIPTAQQIIPLTVEEKAANAPSTSYEYEPEEDELLSGLLPRNVAVQIFRALLENNASFYGAQMSSMDNATRNAGEMIRKQTQIYNRTRQAQITKELIEIISGAEAV, encoded by the coding sequence ATGGCGTCACTTAAAGACATGCGCGTCCGCATCGCCTCCACCAAGGCGACGCAGAAGATCACGAAGGCCATGCAGATGGTCGCGGCATCCAGGTTGCGCCGCGCCCAGCAAGCGGCCGAGGCGGCGCGGCCCTATGCCGACAAGATGAGCGCGGTGATCTCCAACATCGCCGGGGCCGCCGCGGGCTCGCCCGGTGCGCCGGCGCTGCTTGCCGGCACCGGCCGCGACCAGGTTCACCTGCTGCTGGTCTGCACCGGCGAGCGCGGCCTGTCCGGCGCCTTCAACTCCTCGATCGTGCGCCTCGCGCGTGAGCGCGCCCAGGCGCTGATCGCGCAGGGCAAGGACGTGAAATTCTTCTGCGTCGGCCGCAAGGGCTATGAGCAGCTCCGCCGCCTGTACGACAAGCAGATCGTCGAGCACCTCGATTTGCGCAGCGTTCGCCAGCTCGGCTTCATCAACGCCGAAGCCATCGCCAAGAAGGTGCTGGCGCGTTTCGACGCCGGCGAGTTCGATGTCTGCACGCTGTTCTACGCGCAGTTCAAGTCGGTGATCGCCCAGATCCCGACCGCGCAGCAGATCATTCCGCTGACGGTGGAAGAAAAGGCGGCGAACGCGCCGTCGACATCCTACGAATACGAGCCCGAGGAGGACGAGCTCCTCTCCGGCCTGTTGCCGCGCAACGTGGCGGTGCAGATCTTCCGCGCGCTACTGGAAAACAACGCCTCGTTCTACGGCGCGCAGATGAGCTCGATGGACAATGCCACCCGCAATGCCGGCGAAATGATCCGCAAGCAAACCCAGATCTACAACCGAACCCGTCAAGCCCAGATCACCAAGGAGCTGATCGAGATCATCTCCGGCGCCGAGGCGGTCTGA
- the atpD gene encoding F0F1 ATP synthase subunit beta has protein sequence MATAANPVGRVTQVMGAVVDVQFEGHLPAILNSLETKNGNIRLVLEVAQHLGESTVRTIAMDVTEGLVRGQEVTDTGQPIAVPVGAGTLGRIMNVIGEPIDEAGPIKSEGLRAIHQEAPTYTDQSTEAEILVTGIKVVDLLAPYAKGGKIGLFGGAGVGKTVLIQELINNVAKAHGGYSVFAGVGERTREGNDLYHEFIESKVNADPHNPDPSVKSKCALVFGQMNEPPGARARVGLTGLTVAEHFRDQGQDVLFFVDNIFRFTQAGSEVSALLGRIPSAVGYQPTLATDMGALQERITTTQKGSITSVQAIYVPADDLTDPAPATSFAHLDATTVLNRAISEKGIYPAVDPLDSTSRMLSPLVVGQEHYDTARMVQQVLQRYKSLQDIIAILGMDELSEEDKLTVARARKIERFLSQPFHVAEIFTGSPGKFVDLADTIKGFRGLCEGKYDHLPEAAFYMVGTIEEAVEKGKKLAAEAA, from the coding sequence ATGGCTACAGCAGCTAACCCGGTCGGTCGCGTCACCCAGGTCATGGGCGCCGTTGTCGACGTTCAGTTCGAAGGCCACCTGCCGGCCATTCTCAATTCGCTGGAAACCAAGAACGGTAACATCCGCCTCGTGCTGGAAGTTGCCCAGCATCTTGGCGAGTCCACTGTGCGCACGATCGCGATGGACGTGACCGAAGGCCTGGTGCGCGGCCAGGAAGTGACCGACACCGGTCAGCCGATCGCGGTTCCGGTGGGCGCAGGCACGCTCGGACGCATCATGAACGTGATCGGCGAGCCGATCGACGAAGCCGGCCCGATCAAGTCCGAAGGTCTCCGCGCCATCCACCAGGAAGCGCCGACCTACACCGACCAGTCGACCGAAGCTGAAATTCTCGTCACCGGCATCAAGGTTGTCGATCTCCTTGCTCCGTACGCAAAGGGCGGCAAGATCGGCCTGTTCGGCGGCGCCGGCGTCGGCAAGACCGTGCTGATTCAGGAGCTGATCAATAACGTCGCCAAGGCGCACGGCGGTTACTCGGTGTTCGCCGGTGTCGGCGAGCGTACCCGCGAAGGCAACGACCTCTATCACGAGTTCATCGAGTCCAAGGTCAACGCCGATCCGCACAATCCGGATCCGAGCGTGAAGTCGAAGTGCGCGCTGGTGTTCGGCCAGATGAACGAGCCGCCGGGCGCGCGCGCCCGCGTCGGCCTCACCGGCCTGACCGTCGCCGAGCACTTCCGCGACCAGGGCCAGGACGTGCTGTTCTTCGTCGACAACATCTTCCGCTTCACGCAAGCGGGCTCGGAAGTGTCGGCGCTGCTCGGCCGTATTCCTTCGGCGGTGGGTTATCAGCCAACGCTCGCCACCGACATGGGCGCGCTCCAGGAGCGCATCACCACCACGCAGAAGGGCTCGATCACCTCGGTGCAGGCCATCTACGTTCCGGCCGACGACTTGACCGACCCGGCGCCTGCGACCTCCTTCGCCCACTTGGACGCCACCACGGTGCTGAACCGTGCGATCTCGGAAAAGGGCATCTATCCCGCCGTGGACCCGCTCGACTCGACCTCGCGCATGCTCTCGCCGCTCGTTGTCGGCCAGGAGCACTACGACACGGCGCGCATGGTCCAGCAGGTGCTGCAGCGCTACAAGTCGCTTCAGGACATCATCGCCATCCTCGGCATGGACGAGCTTTCCGAGGAGGACAAGCTGACGGTGGCCCGCGCCCGCAAGATCGAGCGCTTCCTGTCGCAGCCGTTCCACGTCGCCGAAATCTTCACCGGCTCGCCCGGCAAGTTCGTCGACCTCGCGGACACCATCAAGGGCTTCCGCGGCCTCTGCGAAGGCAAGTATGACCACCTGCCGGAAGCCGCCTTCTACATGGTCGGCACCATCGAAGAGGCGGTCGAGAAGGGCAAGAAGCTCGCCGCTGAAGCGGCTTAA
- a CDS encoding F0F1 ATP synthase subunit epsilon — MATLHFDLVSPEKLAFSGEVDQVDIPGAEGDFGVLAGHAPVVAAIRPGILTITTAGKHERIIVLGGLAEVSEKGLTVLADVATSLAELDRAQFAETIAEMEEGLKEHEGSELDQAIERLDHFKSIQQQLNTTAMH; from the coding sequence ATGGCCACCCTTCACTTCGATCTCGTCTCGCCGGAAAAGCTCGCATTCTCGGGTGAGGTCGACCAGGTCGACATTCCCGGCGCCGAGGGCGATTTCGGCGTTCTGGCGGGACATGCGCCGGTCGTGGCTGCAATCCGGCCCGGCATTCTCACCATCACCACCGCCGGCAAGCACGAGAGAATCATCGTGCTCGGCGGTCTCGCCGAAGTCTCCGAAAAGGGCCTGACGGTGCTCGCCGATGTCGCGACCTCGCTGGCCGAGCTCGACCGCGCCCAGTTCGCCGAGACCATCGCGGAGATGGAAGAGGGGCTGAAGGAGCACGAAGGCAGCGAGCTCGATCAGGCCATCGAGCGGCTCGACCACTTCAAGAGCATCCAGCAGCAGCTCAACACCACGGCTATGCACTAA
- a CDS encoding adenylate/guanylate cyclase domain-containing protein — protein MKRKIAAIFAADIAGYSRLVAEDEEETLRRLASYRSVVDDFIAKASGRIFNTAGDAVLAEFPSAVDAVRCAIDIQESLRTRNMAYPPSRQMSFRIGITIGDVVERDGDLLGDGVNIAARLEGLAEVGGICVSRAVHEQVANKLSVQFADIGAQEVKNIPTPVHAYMVAMRREDGTYATPQVKKVAKAQPAPTWMWPLVVGLVSVVAIGVGGFLYFTKLETTQVKSTAAALAPSPVAVPSPSATPTMAAKAPMPTPMPTSTKGAMTATMPTPTPMLSPASSGKIPVDAVPFIGERLRAYLGNEYSAPGDYKAFALNIAGFSGVALNQPNEEVARNMALEQCQKRADAAQSTRRCELYAVGDKVVYSHGSPPMPPQPWIRHDAMTERPFASKDFPVVRDVAKGRLENIYAPAAKSRSVALGPGGQYFMALGATSVDDAARRSLESCGAIAGSACMIVAADDNFVVPIPTLLKANGFFHAATNSSIMADAREDVVRKLSDGMGWNAVAVGTAGHPGLGLKAADEQTAVNGALADCAKHDSDCHVIAIGPFTVGPTN, from the coding sequence ATGAAACGCAAGATCGCAGCGATCTTCGCAGCCGATATTGCCGGTTACTCAAGACTGGTCGCGGAAGACGAAGAGGAGACGCTGCGGCGTCTGGCCTCCTATCGCTCCGTGGTCGACGATTTCATCGCGAAAGCAAGCGGGCGGATCTTCAATACGGCGGGCGATGCTGTGCTCGCGGAATTCCCGAGCGCGGTGGACGCGGTGCGCTGCGCGATCGACATCCAGGAAAGCTTGCGAACCCGCAACATGGCCTACCCGCCGAGCCGGCAGATGTCGTTCCGCATCGGCATCACCATCGGCGACGTGGTCGAGCGCGACGGTGATCTCCTTGGCGATGGCGTCAACATCGCCGCGCGACTGGAGGGCCTCGCCGAGGTCGGCGGCATCTGCGTCTCTCGTGCCGTGCACGAGCAGGTCGCCAACAAGCTGTCGGTGCAGTTCGCCGATATCGGCGCGCAGGAAGTGAAGAACATCCCGACGCCGGTGCACGCCTACATGGTGGCGATGCGGCGCGAGGACGGGACCTATGCGACGCCGCAGGTGAAGAAGGTCGCCAAGGCGCAGCCCGCGCCGACCTGGATGTGGCCGCTGGTGGTGGGCCTGGTCTCCGTCGTCGCGATCGGCGTCGGCGGCTTCCTCTATTTCACCAAGCTCGAGACCACCCAGGTCAAGTCCACCGCGGCTGCGCTCGCGCCGAGCCCGGTGGCTGTACCGTCACCGAGCGCGACGCCCACGATGGCGGCGAAGGCGCCGATGCCCACGCCTATGCCGACCTCGACCAAAGGCGCCATGACAGCCACGATGCCCACGCCGACGCCGATGCTGTCGCCCGCCTCGAGCGGCAAGATTCCCGTGGACGCGGTGCCGTTCATCGGCGAGCGCCTTCGCGCCTATCTCGGCAACGAATATTCCGCTCCCGGCGATTACAAGGCCTTCGCCCTGAACATCGCTGGCTTCTCCGGCGTCGCGCTCAATCAGCCGAACGAGGAGGTCGCGCGCAACATGGCGCTCGAGCAGTGCCAGAAGCGTGCGGACGCCGCCCAATCGACGCGGCGCTGCGAGCTTTATGCCGTCGGGGACAAAGTGGTCTACAGCCACGGCAGTCCGCCGATGCCGCCGCAGCCTTGGATTCGGCACGACGCCATGACCGAGCGCCCGTTCGCCTCGAAGGACTTTCCGGTGGTGCGCGACGTCGCCAAAGGTCGCCTCGAGAACATTTACGCGCCGGCCGCGAAATCGCGATCGGTCGCGCTCGGTCCGGGCGGGCAGTATTTCATGGCGCTGGGGGCGACCTCGGTCGACGATGCGGCGCGGCGTTCACTGGAGTCCTGCGGCGCGATCGCGGGCTCGGCCTGCATGATCGTGGCGGCTGATGACAATTTCGTCGTGCCGATTCCGACCCTGCTGAAGGCCAACGGCTTCTTTCACGCCGCGACCAACTCGTCGATCATGGCCGATGCGCGCGAGGACGTGGTGCGCAAGCTCAGCGATGGCATGGGATGGAATGCGGTCGCCGTCGGCACCGCAGGCCACCCCGGCCTCGGCCTGAAGGCTGCCGACGAGCAGACCGCCGTCAACGGCGCGCTCGCCGACTGCGCCAAGCACGACAGCGACTGCCACGTGATCGCGATCGGTCCTTTTACGGTCGGCCCGACCAATTAG
- a CDS encoding RNA pyrophosphohydrolase, with the protein MTNEKPYRPNVGIALFNAEGRVLIGHRFKGDGPEIILPGLDWQMPQGGVDEGENLRDAALRELWEETSVTSVDYLGETEWLTYEFPPYDGPQTHRLARFRGQRQKWFALRFTGRDDEIDPLTPRNGQPAEFDAWRWERLDRVADIVVPFRREVYRAVAERFAQFASKLAQS; encoded by the coding sequence GTGACCAACGAAAAACCCTACCGTCCCAATGTCGGCATCGCGCTGTTCAATGCCGAGGGCCGTGTGCTGATCGGGCACCGCTTCAAGGGCGACGGCCCCGAGATCATCCTGCCGGGGCTCGATTGGCAGATGCCGCAGGGTGGTGTCGACGAGGGCGAGAATTTGCGCGATGCCGCCTTGCGCGAGCTCTGGGAGGAGACCAGCGTCACGAGCGTCGACTATCTCGGCGAGACCGAGTGGCTGACCTACGAATTCCCGCCCTATGACGGACCGCAGACGCATCGGCTGGCGAGGTTCCGCGGCCAGCGGCAGAAATGGTTTGCGTTGCGCTTCACCGGCAGGGACGACGAGATCGACCCGCTGACGCCGCGCAACGGCCAGCCCGCGGAATTCGACGCCTGGCGCTGGGAGCGCCTCGACCGCGTCGCCGATATCGTGGTGCCGTTCCGCCGCGAGGTGTACCGGGCGGTGGCGGAGCGGTTTGCGCAATTCGCAAGCAAGCTGGCGCAGAGCTGA
- a CDS encoding RNA pyrophosphohydrolase, with the protein MARYEDLPYRTCVGVMLINPKGLVFIGRRAGGVEHVDDSHVWQMPQGGVDPGEDNWEAAKRELYEETSVRSIERLGEVPDWLIYDIPRTVAGRAWKGRYRGQRQKWFAVRFTGKDSEINVEEPGGGGHKAEFVSWRWEPMKNLPGLIIPFKRPVYERVVKEFSALAED; encoded by the coding sequence ATGGCGCGTTATGAGGATCTGCCTTACCGAACCTGCGTCGGCGTGATGCTGATCAACCCGAAGGGCCTAGTGTTCATCGGCCGGCGCGCCGGTGGTGTCGAGCATGTCGACGACAGCCATGTCTGGCAGATGCCGCAGGGCGGCGTCGATCCCGGCGAGGACAATTGGGAGGCGGCCAAGCGCGAGCTCTATGAAGAGACCAGCGTGCGCTCGATCGAGCGACTCGGCGAGGTGCCGGACTGGCTGATCTACGACATCCCGCGCACGGTGGCGGGGCGCGCCTGGAAGGGCCGCTATCGCGGCCAGCGCCAGAAATGGTTCGCGGTGCGCTTCACCGGCAAGGACAGCGAGATCAATGTCGAGGAGCCCGGCGGCGGCGGCCACAAGGCCGAATTCGTCAGCTGGCGCTGGGAGCCGATGAAAAACCTCCCCGGACTGATCATTCCGTTCAAGCGCCCGGTCTACGAGCGCGTGGTGAAGGAATTTTCCGCGCTGGCGGAGGACTAA